The stretch of DNA AAGACCCAGCATCCAGGGAGCGGGAGGTGGCATCCCCTCTTCCTACTTGCTTCACATGGGTGAGTCTTCCCTTCCCAGCTGGGCTCTGGAGGGCTCACTGCATGCCTGCCCTCAAACAGGGCAAGACAAACCCTCCCTGGACCCCTAACCCCTCCTCCAGATGGAAAACAAGAGGAACTAAACAGAGTGCTGATGTCAGGAGCAGCACACAGGCAGACCATGGGGAAGGGCAGACACCAAGATCTGGCCCCCggtttctcctccttccttgttCTCAGAAACCCATCATCATCTTCCCACACCTCCCGTGACCTGCTTCTGGCGCCCCAGAGCTTGACCAGTGGCCTGAGGAAAGCAGCACTGATGAATGGCCTCCTTAGGAAGGGCTGTGgagagaggagatggggaggTTAAGCTGCTGGGGGAGCTGGGAAGAAGGCCAGTCTGTTGGGAAAGCACCAAGTTGACAAGGGACACAGACCTGAGCATTGTCCACACTCTAGACCTGCCAGGTAGTAGGAACTGGAGTGAGGGGACCCCCTCTgagccttcctttcttccttggttGGGTGGGAATAAAATTCCTTTATCTCACAGGATTGCCCTGAAAAGGAAAAGTAACAGACAAGAGGGGTCCTCAATGTCAGCGTCCTtgagggttcctgggtggctcagcggtttagcgcctgccttttacccagggcgtgatcctggagtcccgatcgagtcccacattgggctccctgcatggagccttcttctccctctgcctctgtctctgcctctctctgtgtgtgtatctctcatgaataaataaataaaatcttacaaaaaaaaaaaaaagtcagtgtccTTGCcccagggcagtggttctcaaacttcaacAGGGTGAGGTGGAGCCTGAGACTTTTCATTTTCACAACTTCCCACTTTCGGCTGCTCGCACTCTGATACCTGTGAGCGGCATATATATGAGGAATATGTGTGTGTACCTGTAGGaggtgtttaactttttaaggaatggCGTGAATAGTTGAATAGTCGTACCTCTTTACGTTCCCACCAGCACCGTGTGACATTtccagttgctccatatccttgccaacacttagcGTACTAACTGCTGGTCTTTCCATTTAAGCCCTTAACAGATGGATGATGTGATCTCGCTGTGGTTTCattcacatttccctaatgactaatgctGTTACACACCTTTTCAAGTGGTTGTTaactatatgtcttctttgacaAAGTATCTATTCACATCTTTAGCTCATGTTTtcaattaggatttttttctcaaattttgagggttctttgtatatttgggatACAATCCTTTGTCAGTTATGTGATCTGCCAATATTGTCTCCTAATCTATAGcttctcctttcattttctcgATAGTATCTTTTGGAGAACAGATTTCATATCGAGGGGCTCTAATTTGTCAATATTTCCTTTAATGCTTTTCGTGCTGAATCTAAGAAATCTCTAACtaacccaaagtcacaaagattttctctctttttttttcttgaggtatATAATTTTAGGACTTACATTAGACtgtatttcaagttaattttatatatagtgcAAAATATGAATGGAAGTTCATTTTCTGTATACAAATATTCATTCGTTCCAGTTGAGAAGACTATAATTGctccactgaattgcctttgcaTCTTTGGTAGAAATAAATTGACCACATGATAGTGAGTCTCTTTCTGTACTccgttctattccattgatctgtctgtCTTGACACCAATACATCTTGATTACAGTAGCTTTATACTAAGTCTTAAAGTCAAGTAGTgtaaatcctccaactttgttcttcaattTCAGTTTTTTGGCCCTTCTATGGTCTTTGAACTCCTATAGGAATTTTAGAAGTGGCTTGGCAATTTCTACAAAATAGCccactgggattttgatggagatTGTGTTATATCTACATATTATTTTGGGGAGAGTTGAAGAGTATTGAATACTGTTCATACTTATGCATGAAATCTCCATTCattaatctttaatttctctcagtaatgCCATACAGTTTCAGATCTTGCACATCTACTGTTgtgtttatttctaagtatttcatatttttaaattattgtaagTGGTACTGTTTTCATTTGACTTCCATTTTTTGTCATTAGTATATAGAAAAACAATTGATTTCTGTGTATTGctcttgtatcctgtgacctaACTTAAATCACTTATatagttctagtagcttttctATCAATTCCATTGGATCTTCTACATAAACAATCAAGtcatctgtttttccttctttctctgttttcaagagtgtttccttcttctttccaatctggatgcctttggGCTCAATTTTTATACTCACAGAGTTTTAATTTGTACAAGTGACTGAgtaatgacacagagagagtaatGACACAGAAAGAAGGTTTTTCTAACTGACATTTCCTGTAGGGAAGGAAATGCCATGCCATTGAGAGCCACCTGGGGAAGCACTAGAGGAGGCAGAGGCAAGACCAAGGGGAAGGCATAGACCACAGCCTTTAGTGTTTTCCCCTGGCAAGACAAGGCAAGGAAGGGGAAACCGcttaggattggctagtttgatTAATTCCAGTGGGCTTTGGGTTATAGGTGCTATCTCTAGGTGTCTGTCACCTAGCATAGGGTTGACTCAGGGCAGAGGAAATATAGGCTTAGTTTGTGAGAGTTAGATAAAGGAGGTGGTTTAGAGTATGGGCCCTGGAGAGGTTACTTGCATAGGGAAGACATCCTCCTAGGAATGCCCTTTGCTATATCTAAGAATAGGCTAGCCTTGGTAGGGGCCATCTCTCCCTAGTCAGCAAGGCCACAAGTGTCAGAGCATCAAGAatgcagaaaaaattttaagagtaattAGTACAATTATCTTGTGATGAATGAATAtgccaaatacataaatacagacTCTAAGAAAACAGAGAACACTTATTTGTCTTGCCTTATTGCATGGGCTAGAGCCTCCACTACAATCAATGGAGGCAGTGAGACCAGACATCTTTGTCTTACTCCTGGTCTTAGGGGGAAAGCAGGAGCAAGGTGAGGTATCCTGGAGGGGAAAGAGACTACAGTAGTGATGGATGTGGCCATGAGGAAGGGAGAACAAAAACTTAGGAAAACATGGGAGAAGATCTAAGGGGGTATTCTTAAAATATGGTCCATGGCTCATGGCCTTCACTTTGCCCCCATTCCTGATCATACAGCTTCTGACCCCTCCCCCATGCCCACCCTCTGGGCTAGAGAGCTGCATTTAGGTTCTGCCCATCTATGAATCAACACTCTATGTCCTCATCCTCCAGAAGCTCCTTCTGTGAGTAGAGCCACAGCTCAAGGCTAATTACTGGGCCCTCTCAATGCTGTTGGGAGAAGGCAAAATGAATAAACCCAAGGACCATTTAACATCTATGAGCAGAAATCATGCATCACAATTCTTAGCATCATGGGGATCCAACTGGGGTCCAGGGGCTTGCACATGACATGAAATGTGCAGCTTGCATCTAGGGAGACAGCATGTGGGAGCAGTGGGGCCCGAGGCACCAAGACAGCAGGCAATCTGCAAAAGTTTTTCTAGTAAACATATGTATTCAGTAAACATGCCATGCTGGGCTGGGGCACCTCCTAGTGGCATCTAGCCCCTCCTTGGGCATCCTCACAAAGTGGAGACTGTCCAGCCAGGTCCCACAGCTAGTGAGACAAGGGAGAAATTGAACTCAGGTGTCACCCCTCAGACAGGGCAGGCTACCTCCTAGAGGAGCTGCCCAATAGGCAGTTGGtcccttattctttcttctgtccaCCTTCCCACCGGTTACCAAGCACCTTCTGCAGCCCAGAGGACTCCATGACATTGAGGCTCAGTTTCTTAATGGTACCTCAGTTTCCTGTTGGTGAAAATACATCCACCACACAATGTCACAAAGATGAAAATGAGCAATCATAGTTTAGGTCCTGGCTTAGATGAAAGGATCCCATGAAAATGCAGAACCTCTCTTCTTGGGCCTACAAGGAAGTGTGAGAAAAGGAGACACAAGGAGAGGCCAGAGGCTGCCTAGCAGGTCTGGGAGAAGCGTGGAAGAAAACTATGAGGattgaggaagaaacagaaaaggagaaagaagtcgGTCTTCTTGCTTCCACCTCCAGAAGACTAGGCCACTTCCTGTGATGAAATCACCCATTGCCACCCCCACCATCTACTCAGTAGGCCAACACCAACCTcatcctggggagggagggagcagaatCTCCCCAAACCAGCCAGGGACACCAAAGTCCCAGCCCCATTCTCTCACTCTCACCCACCAACAGTCACAAGGTGGCTGAGCTCTTCATTGAGATGGTCCAGGGACTGTCACCAGAGTGACTCATTACTGCTCTGGGCCTTATATCCCTCCTGTTCAAGGAAGGCTCCAGATTGGCCAGGGCTCTCACAGTTGTGGGGGCAATCACATAAGcagcattataaaaatatagCCTCCTGGGGCCCACCCCCCAGAACTATGGTCctgggaactgaggcccagaggtcTTGTGGTACAACAGGCAGAAGCATCCAAAAGGAGCAGAACACTCTGTGGACTCAATGAGACTGGAGTTTGAGTCCTGGTCCTACCACCTGAGAGTCATGTGATCTGGGGCAGGGCTTCTCTGAGCCCTTGGTCTCATCTGTAGAGTAGGGGACAGAAGGACCTCCAGATCCAGTCTTGCATCCTGGGGGTCAAGGAGTGGCCTCCAGAAGGCACCCCCCTCACCTCTTAACCCCAGGGAGGGTATGAGACTGCACAAAGGGAGCTCaccaggggagggaagggacctGGTAGGCCTGAGTCCTGCAGAGGGCTGCAGGGGAGCCCCTGCCTGGAGGAAGAAGGTCAAGAACATGCTGGATATTCCTGgtgctggggctggaggtggagggCATCTGAGGGAGTagttccctcctccttctctctacGGGGTATAGTTGGGCAGAGACTCATGGCTGCCTGTCCTATCCTAGAAGAACCAGACCTCGTCCTGCTGCCACTCCTTCACCTGGGATGACAGAGGCCAGAAGACACTCAGGGCCAAGAAAAGGAGAGCTAGAGATACAGTCAGTCAAACTGACTCCTAAGGAGAGGTAGAGGTGCTAGCAGTAGCAAGGTCAAGGTGGAAGAGGAGAGGCCACATATGGCCAAGGTCAGAACCATGACCCTCAGCTGAAGGTAGAGGCTGGGGGCCTCTGTCATGGCTCTCTGTGCACTGACCACGAGGAAGCACTTTTGcaatataagaaaagaagaaaccagaTTGATAAGGAAGTACTGGTTACTCTGAGGCCGGGTGAATCAGGGGAAGACATTCACCCACCCCTGCTCTTCTAAAGGAGCCTGATCCACGTTCTCCAGGTGCCTCTTGATTCCCCAAGGAGACACCTCCTCGGGCCTCCCCTCTGGCCTGGACAGAGCTGCTTGTCTTCTCTCCTGGGAGGAGAGTGAGGCTATGGGTCTGTCcttgctgctgcctctgctgctgctgctgctgctgctggctaCTCTGCAGGCTGGTGAGTGTCCGGGACACTGTGGCTCTGCCCGGAGGCCCAGGGAGTCCCCAGGCAGGGCAATGGCTGGGCAGCTGGAGGAAGGGTCTGCTGGGGTAGCTAGTCAGGCCTCCCAATCCCAACAAGCAACAGGCTGGTCCCATAGTGCTAGGTCAGCCCCAACCCTCCTCCCTACTCTAAGCCTGGCGAGGGGGACACCCAGACCAGAGGGCCAGTCCTACCATCTGTCACACTACTGCCCGTGGGTGAGGGTGACAGAAGGGCTGGGGTTATCTTCTTCATCTCTCTCAGTGGCTTCAAAGTCTCTCCTCTCCTCACTTTTCCAGGTAACTCAGCAAGATGTGATCCAAAAGTGGACTATAGGATGGACCAACCAGAGCACCTCTCAGCCCCCAAGGGTGGCACCATCCACATCAATTTCACCTTCTATTACTGTGGGGCATTAGCCAAGGATCCCAGAGTGAATATAGCCTTGAGACGGACACATTTCCATGGGGAGGACATCTACAACAGTAGTAGGCATTTCGTCCATGAGGATTACAAGGACCGGATCGTCCTGAACTTGCCAGAGGGTCAGAAGTCTGGCTTCCTGCAGATATTGAACCTGAGGGAGGAGGATGAGAGTACGTATTTTTGCCGGGTCCAATTGAAGACACAAAGATTTGGCTGGCAGGTGTGGCAGTCCATCCTGGGGACCAAACTCACCATCTACCTCGGTGAGTTCTGCTGCCCCAGCAGCCCCATGCCCACCCTGTTGGGGCTTTTACAGGCCATGCTGCCTTCAtacccccaggcctggcccaggccccaaTCTTCCTGCTCACCTCTTCTCAAAACtcctctccccacacccacctcctccccaggcctctgccAACTTTActctttctcctccatctccGCAAACTGTGCTGACCTCCTTGCCCATCCCCCTTACTGCCCCCTCCAGAtccaggccccacccccactcccctagCCTCAGGACCTCCTGGGCCCCCCAGTTACCCTCCCTTCCTGCTCCAAGCTGAGGCTCCAGCGCTGCCTTCCTACCCTCACCCCATGCCGTCGAGGTGGACTTGACTTTTCAGGATGTGGGCTGCCTTCCCTCTGTCCAGTGTCCCTATTTGCAGCCCCAACCAGCCCGGAGTCTCGTGTCTCCCCACACCATGGGCTCAGTCCATCACACAGCAGGTACCCGATGATGACCTGAGAGCTCTGGTCCCCTGGCAACCAACATCCCATTACTTGTTTTCCTAGTCCCCCCACTTCCTTCTCCTGTTCTCCTCGGAACCTGGCCCATgagctccccaccccagccccatcccctcctctgccTTACTGTCCCCACTGTCCACTCTGATCTGGCTCCTCCAGTCTGTCCTGGCTGCTGAGAGGCTCATCTGCTGCAGAAATATGGCAGCTCCCGTTTACTGTGCCCTGTGTTGGGTTGGCGACTTGCTATGCATCACCCTAGTTAACCTTCCCCACAATCCACAACAACGGTAGGTACTGCTGTTGTCTTCCTGtgacagatagggaaactgaggctcaaagagccTAAACAGCTGCCCAAAGCCACAGTTGTGGTGCaggcaggacttgaacccagttTAACCCCAGAGCCTCCACCCTTAGCCAGTAGCTGCTCAGCCTCACCAGCTGACCTGACCATACTGTTGTCCTGACCTATGTTTCATCGAATAATGGGATGTGTTATGTGAATAAATCTTCTTGTTACTCAGTGGGGATTACTTGGGAACTTGAGCCAAGTGTGTGTCCAGAGCAGTATGGAGAGGGCACCTCACAGGAGCAGACCCTGGGGGTGCACTGTCTGTAGATAATTCCTTAATAACTGAAAATCATAGGTTTGCTTTTTACAACCACTTGTGCTGGCAATTCTAAACAGCCCATCACTGCTCCTGGCAGGAAGGACACCCTCCGTGTCCTCAACCTGGTAACCACTGCCCCATTTGACCCTAGTGCTGGTTTTAGAGCAAATGGGAAGTAGCTCACAACCTAAATAAGGCAAAACAGCCTTAGATATACATTTCTGGCACCTCCTCCACCTTCCCTTAAATGGCCTTTATGGGGAGGTTTTGCCTCTCCTCAGagccttcttcctccttcctttatcCTTTTCTCATTCCTCAGTTTCAGACACATTCACTATGAGTTTTTcatcaataaattaatttttttcaattaatacaATTAATTGGATATCATGCTGagatcttttgtaaaaaaaaaaaaaatacgggaaagtaagaaaaagaaatgttttacacAAGTGAAGTGCCACCATGTAAAGACATCACCCCAAAGGACTGTTTGCAGCAAATAGAACTGAGAAGTTTGTGATTGGCTTAATAATGTTTTTTACAtacaggtgttttctttttttctttttacatacaGATCATACACAAATTGATCTTTTTACCAAGAAATGAATCAATCATCCCAACTGCATTTATGGACTTGGTCATGTTTCAGTGGCTGATAAGACTATGTCCATCAGAACCATGTTGCTTCCTCAAAAACCTTATTATTCCTTTGGCCTATTGTTTCACATAAATATTAGAATAAGTTTGCCACGTTCTGAAGAAAATACCTatgggtatttttaatttttatttttttaagattttatttatttgcaagagagggAGCACAGGTGTGTGCACGAGCAGGGGTGAGGGTCAGAGGCAGAAGaggcagaacttgatcccagaaccctgggatcatgacctgagccaaaggcagatgcctaaccaactgattcacccaggcatccctcacctatgagttttttaaaaatcagaattgcaaaagaaaaaaaatgcattaaaccTATAAAGCAATTGACAGAACAGAAATCAGTGTAATGTCCAATCTTCCCACCCAGGAATGGCTTCTATTTTATACCCCTCAGTAACCTTGCAAGTGTTCTTCTAAAGACCATATAAATATCTCACAAGATGCTTCctctaaattctttatttttattattaatatgcaacattatttttttaagatttatttaccttagagagagatagcatggggagggggagggccagagagagagagaggagagtacTAAGCAGACTCCTGcattgaacacagagcccaacgtggtgTTTAATCCCACAAtccctgagatcataccctgagctgaaaccaagagtccaacacctaactgactgtgccacccaggcgcccctgcaacattattttttgaatgttattttttttataattttcactaGAAATATTGCATAAATTATGGCCAAATGGTGGGTTATATGCATGTTGACCTCCCCTGTCTACCAAATTCTTCTAAAATGAcagcaaagataatttttttaaaagattttatttatttattcagagagagagagagagagagagaggcaaagacacaggcgaggacagaagcagagagccagacttgggactcgatcgagggtctccaggatcatgccctgggctgcaggcggcgctaaaccgctgcgccaccagggctgcccagcagagaatttttaagacaaaatccACAAGGACAAAAAATATGTGAGCCATGTGGTCAAAAATGATATTTGGAAAGCTGGAAACACACAGACTAATGCAGCTGGCCTAGGAGACCAGGGGAGCTTAGCATTACTGCAATAGGGAGATCCAGAAGAAAGGCAATTTTTACACTGCAATACCCCTTGATGGTTCAGGAAGGACCACCCAGAACCCTTGCCAGTGGAGGTGAAAGGGGATCAGAAAGTTGGAGGACCAAGTGAGACTCTTAAGAAGCAAGGAAACCTCTATGCTCCCTCTCCACTCAGCAGAGACTGGAGATTTGCTTTCCAGAAAGGATGGACTAGAGGGACTCTGGCAGCAGGACCCCAGGCATACCCGGGAGCAAGAGTTCAGTCCTAAAAACTAGAGATTTGGTGAACTATGAGACCCTACGTGCCTTACCCCTCTTAGATGCCTTCTAAGACTCTGGCAACCCAGCTGGTATCCTCCACCCCATCAAGGGCAAGAAATCAGGAGATTCTTCCCTTGAAAAATCTATCTGATGGGCCCCAAAAGGATTTAGAAATCCTAACAGATCCTACAGCCCACTAGCTGACCAGCACTTTCTCCCAGACCACACACACAGCTTCCACTCAGTGTGGCTTTCTGTACACTGGACACCATGGGGCAAGGAGATGGGGTCTTGACCTCCTGTGGAATCTCCCAACTCTAAGGATTGACCCCTCGCCTCTgctgtgcctgggatgcctgagGCTAGAGATGCTATTTTAAACTATGATTCCATTAAACACTTAAGGACTCCTTCCCCCATGAGACAGCAAAACAAATGAGGGGTTTTCCTGAGAGGCAGTATCTAGAAGAAACCAAAACAATGGAGGGAAAGTAAAAACTCAGATGACTACCATCTTCAGAAAGTTAAGAAAGCACAAGCATGGAGCAACAGAGGGAGCTTTCCAAACAAACAAGGAGCTCTTGGGAATTTAAGCTATAATGGCAATCCGATAAAAGGATTGTAAGATCAACTTGACAAAAATGGCTCAGTAGGCAAAGAGTCATGGATCTGGAAGCTGTAGCGGGTTGGATAGTGGCCCCTGCAAAGCTGTGTCCATTTCCCAGCCCCCAGAACCTGGGAATGCTACCTTACATGGTAACAGATGTGACTCAGTGGGGACATCCAAGGTGAGGAGGTCATCTGGGATTTGCTAAGTGGGCCCTAAAAGCAAATGTGAGCCTCCTTCTAAGAGGGAGTCAGAGGGAGACTTGCCACAAAAGAGAAGGCAGTTTCTCTCCCccagagcacccccccccccacccacccagtaACACCTTGCTCTctgacctctggcctccaggactATGAGAGAGTAAACTTCTGTTGTGAGGACTGGTCCAAGAGCTCCAGCCTCGGAATAATAGGAGTtccagaaacagagaagagagaaggccaTGGACCAAATAACTCTAGAAACTTTCCAGAACAAAGAAGCCccaagaaatggataaaaatttaagaagagcTATATTTGGGGCACATCATTTCAAAACGCCAAGGATAAAAAGAAGATCCAACAAATTTCCAAGGAGGAAAGAAACAGGCCACAGGAGCTTTGGGAATCAGAATGGCTTTGGCAGTCTCCATGGCAACAGAGAAAGCTGGAAGACAATGGTTGATTGAATGCCTTGAAATTCTAAGAGATaattcttccattcattcattcaacaaatattgattgaatgcCTACTACATGTCAGGTGCTAATCTAGTCACTGAGGAACAACagctaaaacagaaaacaaaatcgAAATGCCCACAATACCAGTTGCACCTGAGTGTGGAAAGAACAcacaagaaaaagcaaacaagttAATTCTGAAGTATTGTTCGATTTCAGTAAATATATagttatgactttttaaaaagagctacaTGGGGTCCCACTGCAGTAATGTATCATAATCTACTTAGTCTCCTATTTAAAGACATTCAACTGGGTGACAggctttaaggagggcacatgatgtgaggagcacttgggtgttatatgttggcaaatttaatttacgtttaaaaaattttaatgtaaattaaaaaaataacaaataaagacatttaggttgttgCCACATCAGAAAGCTGCAAAGAACACCCTTAAACACAGGCCTTTGAAGACTTGCCCAGAATTTCCATAGGATAAATTCCTGGCACTATAAACACTGGGTCAAAGGACATGCAGGGTATTTTGCATATTGATAGATATTCTGAAATGCAATGCCAACCTATCTGTATTTCTGTAGGGCCAATACTGGGTCTGTCCCTCCACTGGGATCAGTAAAACCAAACAAGCAGATGAAACCTCCAATGGCCTCTTATCttcatctgcatttttttaagttgtggaGATTAGGAGGTGCCTGAGTTGCTCAGACAGTTAAGCCacctactcttgatttttggctcagatcatgatctcaaggtagtgaaatcaagccctgactagggctcctcactgagcctggagtctgcttaagattctctctctccttctctctctgccctcctccctgctccctaattaaataagtaaataataaaataaaataatttatggagaTTAGTATTAGGGTTCTCCTTTTATGAGTGATTAAGATTTGCATAGAGTTCCATATTTCTCTATGTTCTGAAACATTCTGTTTGGGAATTATCTGTTCCTTGACTTTTTACAGGACTTTACCCATAAAACCTCCTGAGTAtagaatctttataaaaaaggagttaatagggatccctgggtggcgcagcggtttggcgcctgcctttggcccagggcgtgatcctggagacccgggatcgaatcccacgtcgagctcccggtgcatggatcccgcttctccctctgcctatgtctctgcctctctctctctctgtgtctttcatgaatgaataaataaaatcttaaaaaaaaaaaaaaggagttaatagtgttctcaatttcttctttctaCCCATGAgtttaagtttattatttcttaaacttatttttaaaatttttgtttcataaaaatcATCTACTTCCCAGAGGTTTTGAGATGTACCAACCTATAGTGGAGCATAGACTAACTCAtgatttcaataatttttcattgttaggTTTGCAAGAATGTcatctgtttccttgtctgtttttttccctaaataacCACTGCCCTCATTCATGACACCTCATACTGTCCTGTTTCCCATAAATTTACTCCTACATAGGCTTTCATTACATTTTTCATCTGAATTTCCTTAAGGCCAGCTCTCTCTGTGTTTGGCACTTTGTCTTTGgaaactattttattcatttaatcacttcttcatatttaaaataatgaaagagttggggtgcctggctggcttagtggttgagcatctgtctttggctcaggttgtgatcccagggtcctgggatcaagtcctgcatcaggatccctggaagggagcctccttctccctccgcctatgtctcttcctttctctct from Vulpes vulpes isolate BD-2025 chromosome 3, VulVul3, whole genome shotgun sequence encodes:
- the LOC112935721 gene encoding paired immunoglobulin-like type 2 receptor beta, which produces MGLSLLLPLLLLLLLLATLQAGNSARCDPKVDYRMDQPEHLSAPKGGTIHINFTFYYCGALAKDPRVNIALRRTHFHGEDIYNSSRHFVHEDYKDRIVLNLPEGQKSGFLQILNLREEDESTYFCRVQLKTQRFGWQVWQSILGTKLTIYLAPKTTTKGPTSTVTTTTGLSVLEGNRTSVSLPLSVGAVVKVALAIAVLKTAILGLTLYLRWKTSKGLQTAARTVARGSLQNTEEK